Genomic DNA from Candidatus Nitronereus thalassa:
ACACCATGCCCGGGTTTTTTCTCAGATCGCTCTCCGCGACCTTTGGGATCTTCATGTTTATGCTGTTTCAACCCTGGAGGGTACGAAATCCGAAAAGCCGACGGTACATGGGCATAGGAGCGTTCAATCTTGTCCGAACCTCGGTCTATCGGGCCATCGGTGGCCACCAGGCCATTGCACTGAGGCCTGATGACGATCTCAAGTTGGGAAAATTGGTGAAGCTGAACGGCTTTCGGGCGGATGTGCTCAATGGCCAAAGTATGGTTACAGTGGAATGGTACCGATCCGTACCCGAATTGATTCAGGGTTTGATGAAAAACATGTACGCCGGAATGGAGTATCGCCTGTCGCTGGTGATTTTGGCGACCATTGGCTCTTTACTGTTTCACATTTGGCCGTGGATCGGGATGTGGGTGACCACAGGAGTCCCGCAAATCTTGTATGCGCTCACAGTACTCATGATGGTCGGAAGCTTTGGGATTGCCATGGCGCCACACGGAGTCAAACCTTGGCAAGGGTTACTCCTTCCCCTGACCATTAGTCTGTTGGTGTATATCCAGTGCCGAGCGACCATTTTGACTCTCTGGCAAGGAGGCATTTACTGGAGGGAGACCTTTTATACCTTGAAGGCTTTGAAAAATAATAAAGTCTAATATCCCAAGCATCTATTTGTCAGCCTCAAAGCGAAAAATTAGGATTCCGGTTCCTTTTTGTAGACATGTGAGAATCAATAAC
This window encodes:
- a CDS encoding glycosyltransferase; this encodes MDTDTINFILAILSAGFWLPIGILLILKRHALTVLASLDEGPTQNWPKVTVVIPARNEERNVNQALQSVLRLDYPDLQIVVVNDRSTDGTGSILKQLAEQDPRLTLMHIQSLPDGWLGKTHALHMAARQALGEFILFTDADIVFHPLALRKAMSHVQANRLDHLTVVPEDTMPGFFLRSLSATFGIFMFMLFQPWRVRNPKSRRYMGIGAFNLVRTSVYRAIGGHQAIALRPDDDLKLGKLVKLNGFRADVLNGQSMVTVEWYRSVPELIQGLMKNMYAGMEYRLSLVILATIGSLLFHIWPWIGMWVTTGVPQILYALTVLMMVGSFGIAMAPHGVKPWQGLLLPLTISLLVYIQCRATILTLWQGGIYWRETFYTLKALKNNKV